AAGGAAACAATGCCATAAGAAGTCACAAGTGTGCAAAAAAAGTTGGAAGTTGAGGATTTCTTGAACTAACCACTCGATGGCAACAACTTCACATTTGTTATACACATCGCTCCCAATATGGAATATCTTTTGCCTTATACTGCACATATTCTTTGTAtatagaaacatataaattgCAGATGATGTAAGAACGAGTAATCCATGCCAAAGGTGaataatagttaccaattatACATCTGATTTTCTTCTATAGCTTGTGGCCAAGGTGAGGCAAAAATTCCAATCAATTGAAGcttcttttttgtttgtaaaGAAGCCTTGGCTTCAAACCCTGTCCACGAGTCTTCAATAAAAGAACTCCTTCCCTAAATTGAGCTCCCTCAGACCTGGTTCCTGCACAATTTAGTTCATTCATTGATGTACTGAATTCAGAAAGTATTGGCATAGAGCGGAGATTAAGAGTCAACTAAATCTTCAAATGAAGTACATTTTCTACCCAGTAGAAAAGAAATTACCTAGCAACGAACTGGCGAAAACCAGCATGGAAAATTATATTTTCCTTTTAAGTTTGATAGGAGCATCATAGGTGTCGTGTTTCTTCACGCTGCATaacagaaaaatcaagttggttAAATGCTGAAGGAGTTTCAATAGTTACCTAAAATGAAGGCCTGGCATTTCCCACGTTAAGAAACTTAAAAACAAAGACGAAATGATGCATTTACAACTTACAGCTTATTTAACTAAAACCTTTTATGTATACAGTAAGCAACACACAGTAGCTAGCAGTAAAAAGGAAAATCACCTACTTCAGATGATAACCTTTTATGCATCAACTACCAAATAACAAAGTACCAAAAAAAGGATTCTCACTAGTGTCACTAAACTAAATTCTCCTGACTCGCAACTTCAAACATTTTTTGTGCCAATGAACATAAGTTTCAACTGGTTCCAGCACTCGTGGTTCATAACAACAATATTTAAACAGATTGAAGCGTCCATGTACatttaaaacaaaactatatCATGCGGAGAACGTGGATAGGCTAAATATTATAGATCTCATTGTGTATGGCATCAGCCCCGGCATGTGGACCATTTCCTCCTAATACAAAAAGCATGTTGATTTCAATTTCCTGGCATCAATTTGCACAAAATTTTTATATAACCAGTCTCACGACATGGCTTGATGATGCAAAAGTATGACAAATCAGTGACTATTTTGTAACTAAGAAAATGCGTGTATCAATTAAGACCTGCAAAATGTCAACGATCTGACCAACTTTAGGAACTTCATGGAACATGGTCGACCACCTTTCTAGGTTAGCTAagatcaaaataagaaagaaaaaaaaaataataataaaggaaTAGAAAATCATGAAAAGTATGACTCAGTGCACATGTATTTCGAAATCAGATTTACAAGCCATTATAGTGCAAACCATCATGTTCGGAATTCCCTTGTCAGAAAAACCATGATAGCCAAAATAGATTCTATCTTTTTTACCCCATACATTTAGCGAGTAGTTACTATCGGAAGCAAAAAACAGATGTTCTGTGAATAAATTCTTGATGTTTTCAGACACAGTGGTAAAAAGGATGGGTCTAACGCAAAACAATATTGATACATCATTAATTCTTGTATTTGGAGATTATATCCATCAGGCCAAGCAAATGCAGACGGGCAGTTTACCTGATCATGAAAATGTTTCACTAAGCTACAAAACTTTGCAACACTAACATGTCTTATAACATCATTGAAACCAGTACATAGTGCTCCACAAGTCACAATTGCTACAACTACTTCTTATGGTTTTAAGTTACCTTGAAAGATGAAGCATGGTTCCATTGGATGTTAATCTATGATGTTCCTGCTGCATGACAAATAAAACGAATAAGTAATGCCTTGCCTTAGACTTACGCACACAAGAGACAAATCTAAAATGAACTACAACATCAACAAAGCATAAAGCTAATAAGTATAGGATGCTCAGGGAAGAAAGCACAAACCTCAACCAAGCTACCACAGACCAAAAAAACCCATCCAACAGAAAGGAGAGCTTCGCTCCGGTAGATCTTTATAATGCTTTCATAATAGGTACTGCCAAAAGTACATAAGATGGAAATCCAagtcaaaagtgcttacaaaaaAACAAGTGTATCAGACCAACCACAGATAGAAATTTGCCACAGAATGTTTTTTCTTTCATGCCTGCAAAAGATAAACACGATGAATTAATGAACAAAGATCACCCGAAAAGATGTAGTCAGAACTTAATTGAAATAGATATGTATACCTTAGACGTATCAATGCACATTTTGAAATCGCTTAATCAGTTACGGTTTGCTAAATTACATCTCTACTTAATTACTAGTGAAGGACAACAATATCATACAAATTTGTACCTTCGACCAAGCTGGCAGGGCCCATCTTTTGCAACAGCGCGCTCAACCTTTTCACCAACCTATTTACAACAAATATAAACAGTTATGAGGAGCTTCAattaaaatgaaaagaaaaagaggcGAAAATGGCAATGCAATGGAGACACATCAAAGACGAATCATTCACCTCAACCTATCAATTGACTATAAGTCTTAAGCACAAGGATTCACAACAGTAAGATGAGGGCTAGCACCATTGAACTATGCATGAAAAAAAATGCATCAAGAATGGCAGATACGAACCATCAATATGAAGACCCATTActcaaaaaccttaaataaacaaAACCAACTGATCAAAACCTTTTTAAAAGGAAAAACTAAAATCCAATTTAAGGGACATGTTAATTAGCTCATTCAGACATTTTATCAACCAGCAGTAGAGCAATATCGTTTCTCTTTCTTTTGGCAGAAACCATCAAAATGGTAATGGAAGAAATCTGAGGaaaagaaatatcaagtcaaataaacaaaataccaGACCCTAAAAAATGATAATAGAAAAAACCCATAAGTAATATTCAACAAACAACCTCTGTAAAGTACAAAACTTGAAACTATAATGTCTGTTGCCAAGTAATTGATTGAAGAGAAAACGAAACCGTAAGGTTGATCGAAAATAAAAACTCATTAGAAATTACTATTAAACAAAACCTCTACAACAAATCGGAGTTTATGAAAAAAGCCCAGCAAAAATAGCTTTTACCTGTGTAAGAAGCATCTTCCACTATCAGCACAAATCTGTAAACAAAACCCAAAACCCCAAAAATGAATTGAACTACAGACTATTTGACAGAAATCatttcttaaaagaaaaacaCAATAAAAACCTAAATTTCATTAAACAATATGAATCAAACTAAGAAAGTGATTATACCTTTTTCTATCTGAGAAATTTACGGATCTGGATAATATCAAAGCAGAACAAGAATCATCAGATGGAGTAGATGGAATGGAGATCTGTTGATTTATGTTAGATAACAGATGGATtagagagatgaagaagaaaattatCTTGGTTCATAAGAATGTGTTCGTATAGAAGatggtttattttttttagtaataTTTTGGCTGTGAAGGAGTTTGGGAAAGAAGAGAAACATGAGGCAGAAAAAGATAAATAAGCTATATGCTTTCTAGGTGAGAGAAGAGGGGAATCAGAGCCGTTGGACCAATGAGATTTCTCAATCCACATAAAGGCCAGAAAAAGTACCACGAAAACAATACTACCAGgagttagtcgtgggagagttcgagagatttttaatgtatttaggttttctcctgttagtcctgagggagtttgagggagtctttCCAAATCTCcctgggggagtttagaggagtctcctaaactctctagaaaacacctgttagtcgctgggagtttaaaaaaagatcttgaactccctgttagtcataaaaccctacaatactagggagttggttgctttggggagttcgaaggagtttttagtgtattttggtcttacaacaaatctctcaaaagagtagagatttgggaaggagtttggtgcgtagaaaaccataggagaaagaagaggaaacgtttttttccatgtatgttttttttcttctttgatctccatgattgtttataatagtttgatttgtgtactattttgattgtttttcatatctttgatctccatgattgtttattttgattgtgtgtatagttttttttttgtgggtactctctctctctctatcaaaaccctaatttgtggttcaaaagatcttggtaagaaattgcatgatttgattataatgatatctttaaattcaaccgctgaaatatgatgaaatttgagtatgtcgtagtttaccttgttatagaagtacagtaaaattttcacgcggatcaggtcacgtttgctactgtaaagcttgcacaatatatgactatggtctgctgagtttaaatcccgaataggggactgattcctatttatctcattctctgcttatcggacaaagctgaaattttagtatgatgttttcatatatgaaggttacctactgtagaaatttcatgaagttctgatcactttaggtacaccaaagtgtgagaaatccggaactgaattttgtatgcacgtattgaaagtagtcgggttctgagtaatgtatctttttaatgaaccgttggaatgctatgatttttgagtgtgttgtggaatattgagttgtaagtgtaccataaaaatttaaagaggatcatgtaagtattagtactggaaagattggacaatctgaaactgtgtttcggtgaaacaaaattcctttacaactatcttcataatttgttatgtcatcatgcattaattggcttgctactttgcatgggtgtcgttgagaatcactatcacttgttaagtcatcttatttagacacatacttctcttctattctatatgccaaagttcaatacagtggcgtacttcattccgtattgacgtgttttagccaattcatacggtgcttttgttataatgatatctttaaattcaaccgttggaatatgacaaaatttgagtatgtcgtagtttaccttgttataaaggtacagtaaaattttcacgcggatcaggtcaggtttgctactgcaaagcttgcacaatatatgactatggtctgctgagtttaaatcccgaataggggactgattcctatttatctcattctccgcttatcggacaaagctgaaattttagtatgatgtttgtatatatatgaaggtttcctactgtagaaatttcatgaagttctgatcactttaggcacaccaaagtgtgagaaatccggaactgaattttgtatgcacgtattgaaagtagtcgggttatgagtaatgtatctttttcatgaaccgttggaatgctatgatttttgagtgtgttgtggaatattgagttgtaagtgtacggtaaaaatttcaagaggatcaggtaagtattagtactgcaaagattggacaatctgaattgtatggagaccgttaaattgaagggaaaaagaattatctcgttgcacaaaataacatactattgatacagagatatgatcattttcatttatttttttcttttgattaaagatcattgttatttgcaaataagggtttattgtttcttaaaagagaatgagttaggagtgaactctctcaaattcccccaaactccctctaataaactctctcaaactccctacactcccccaaactccctgaactcaaaaacacaaaactctctcaaactccctacactttctcaaactctctcaaaatccctgagatttaaaatacactcaactcccccgaaatcactcgaggactaaccccctgtacatGTATTGTCGTTGTATAAGTCAACAAAAGTCTTTGTACAACGGCAGTTTGACTTTAGTCAATAACAATAACGGAGTGTGGTTGTCTAAGTCAATTAAAGTCCTGACACAACGACATATTGACTTTAGTCAGCCACACTTTCCATACGTGGCAGTTTCCCGATATTTGTTCTGTGTTGCTTCATTATGTCCCTGATAGACCTTTTTTCACTAGTGTGTGTATGAAGGTGACTGTGTGTTgtcaaagatgtgttgaagtcatTTATTAAGAAGAATGAGAGTTGAACTGTTGTTGACAGTGTTGACCTAATGGATTccaggatgatgagatggagatgAAATTGGTGTTAGTTTGGAGATGGTAATGGAACTGAATTAATAGTATGAGTGAGATTCAGGGTGGAGGTCTTAGTGGTTTGAGTTAGTGAGCATGTATAGAAGATGGTTGTGTTGAGCTGCAACTGCAGATATCATATGAATTGTAGAAAGATGTTGCTTGTTACTGCTTTTGCAGGTAAACTTAGTTTCAGTTGTGAATTGTAGAATTTTATTTTAAGTGAATTTATTTATGTAACGATCAATGTTAGAATAAGATTTGTGAAATTGAACTAGGATTAGAATTGCAAGTGTGGTAGAATCTTTGGCTTGTGCTTGTGGATCAGGCCTGAACCTTATACTTGTCTGACTGAACCTATTCAGTCTGACTTAGTTGCACTACAAGAAAGTGAGTCTGTTACCACGCCTCTTTGCCACACATCTATGTATGATGCGGAAATAAGTTGGTTGTAGCCACAGTGCAAAATTAGTGTGGCATCATGTATACCATTTTGCCACATGCATGAATAGCTGAGGCAAAAAATCAATTCTTGCCTTGCATAATTTAGGGGTGCGGCAATAAGTAATGCTCTGGCCTCATACATGTGGCAATAATTATAAATAATGTAATTATTATAATTAATtggtttaaattaattagttaaaATTGTAAAGATATTTATTAATtggtttaaattttattttttaattttatcaatTAATAAATGAGAAATGAAAAGTAAAGAAGTTATCTTACCTTTTATGAAGTGCCTCTGTATGGCGGAAAACCATATGTACATTATTACTTTCTTATTCTAGATTTCCAACTTCCTCTCATAGCCAGAAACCGATCACGTCTAAACCTGTTTTTTGTAAACGAATTTGTTTTCTCTCCATCGATCAAAGCCTCCAACTCCATCTCTAATGAAACCCTAGAAATCGAATTCcatcttctttaattttttttttgtcgttCTCAAAACACTAGAAAATGATTTCACATCATCTTAAGCAGATTTTTCACTCTCGATACCCTTAGCAGATGAAATCGCGTTTCTTCTCTCAGTTTATAGCCTCtggtatttttaattttatttttgttagagGAGAAATCAAGCAAACGAACAGTATCATATGCCCATCAGTAGATGATTCATTTTGATTTTGTGAATATTATAAATCTTGttgcaaaattaggattttggggtTTAAGATTTTAACATGGTTTTACTTTTTCccctaattttgttctttaaTTTCTGAAAATTAGCTTTGAGATCTGAAATAGAGATTTGCatttgatttttttcctcaaAGCCATAACTAAACTACCGTGAGGTTGATGATTTGGATCTAAGCTTGAACCATAACAAAGGAAATAAGGTAACTGAATCTGTTATTATCTTTATAGATTGGTGTTTTTATGTGAGCTATTGTAATGTTATCTCGTTTCACTTATATTTTATTTCACTCATTCTAGTGTAATAGATTGCTGAAAATGTTAATGTTGCTTCTTTTTTTGATGGATTTGATTGTTCAACTCAGTTTATTATTTTAACTTTTGTATGATTGTAAATTGCATGAAATTTCAAGAAAGTTGCTTAGTCCAAATCTGAATTCCCCTAGGAGACAAGGGATCAGTCAAGTAGGTAGTTGCACAATAATGTGTTGATTCCTTGTAAATGCTTATGACTATAGGTTGCTTTTAGAGTTTTGTTGCTTTGTGGAAACTGCTCTCATATATCTCACCAGAATGTATGAATTGTGGATAATCGATTTATGCATATTCTCACTGttttttgtctgtctcttgtatACTAGCTCTCATGAACGTCACTTTTTGTTTTGTACATGAATGTGTGTTGGTGAACTGTCTCTTTTAAGAGATGGATATTGAATTGTTTGTTGATTCACAAGGTTGTGGTTTGAAGTAAGGAAAAACACAGTTTAAAGACAAACCAATAAGCCTTGAACATATATATGGAATCCCTTGAAGTAAGTTAAATGTATTACAAAAGTACAACCAAGGCTTCCTGATATTTTTTTAACGTGTACATTCGGTACTTTTCAACAGTTAAAACCAGCTCAACGAGAAAAGTGAATCAGGCCCAACCAGCATTTCATCAACATTTAGAAGAATTTAGGAAACATAATTTGATGTAGTTAAAGATGATTGGTGCATTTAGATATTTGAGTTAAGACAATGAATCGCTATAATTTTTTGTATTAGTGAATACTACATTTGTGATGGGTTTTAGTGTTTATGTTTTAAGTACTTTAAAATGTTATTAGTGTGTTTCTGTAATGGTGTACTTCACCCATATATAGATTTTGAACTCTGCGTCTTATTTCTGCAGTGTACTTTTCTAGAGGTACGAATAGGAATTTGTGTTTTCCGAtttgtttttcacttttgattttctttataGAGACATAAATAATGGTAAATGCAGCCTTCAATCACTACTGTATTGGTTTATGTTTTGCAAGAATATCATTTTCTAGTTTCTTATGTCAATCAGAACTTTCTTTTTGGGTGAACTTAGTTTTAGTCATTTCATTGGCTTCTCTTTTACCATTCAAATTTTTTATGTTGTTTCTTTGCTTTCCACAACAAAATTTGACCAGGTCGTGCAAAACTGTTGATTGTAACACTTCCTCAGGAGCAGCCTTATAGGCATTTGGAGCAGCTTGATAGATTTAGGGAGCAGCCTTAAAAACTTGAGGAGAAAGTTGTTAGACCTGGGGAGCACCTGTACAGATCGCAAACTGGTTATAAGTATCtcttctttgattttgaattcaTAGAATTCAAACAATATCTTAAACATGCGAAATAGCTCTAAGTGGTCATAGATTTTGGTATGTTTGTATGATTTTTCTCTTACAGCTCAAGCTTTATCCATTTGACATGACAATTCTCTGCCATTTCTTAATGTTCTTTTTCCTTGGTGCTGTTTGTTTAATTTTATTAGCAGGAAAGCAGGGACTAGGAATGGACGGTTGGGACGAGACGTAGAATGGGATTTTGAAGGTATAAAGTTTTTAAGATTTAGAGTGAGGTTAATGTTAAAGTCGAAAATTGTgtaaatgaaacaaaaaaattacttatggtgaagatGGATTCTCCACCTTCCTCTGTAATAGATACTTTTTACTTTCTAATGAAATTAAAATTCTATGTCTTAATTTTGTGCTTGCAAAACAATCTTGATGTGTTCATGATCGTGGTTTCCAGAATATTTGAATTCTTGCCGCGGCCAAGATGTGTAATATTTGAAGAAAATATAATtgaaatctttaaaaaaaattaataaaataaaaccttTTTGCCGCACGTTTATTGCCTCTACTGCGGGTGTGgaaaaatatttttctaatgaaataaaataagaactgaaaataataattaaatatgaAAAAACCTTTTTTCCTCATTTAATTGCCTCACTAACGGGTGTGGCAAAAACCCATGCTATAGCTGCAGTGTACTAGAGGTGTGGCAATAACTTCTTGTCACACAAGTTGTTTCCACATGGTGTGGCAAAAGGTCTTTATGTGGCAAAAGGATTTTGCCACATAAAACATGGGTTCTTGCTACATGGACTAGGTGTTGCAGTACACCAACTTTCTTGTAGTGTTGTATTATTGTCTGACTTAGATCATCTGAATGAGTTAACTCAATCTAAATCAGTTTCAACTCACTGAGTTGActcgtgtgaccatttgactaGGACAGTGACTTGACTTTGGACGTTGACTGTGAGTTGACCCTgttgaccgttagtgactgcTAATTGACCAGATTGACCAGGCCTTAGATTATTAGGCCAGTATGGTAGACATGGGCTTGGGTTTAAGGCCATTTTCCTTATTAtgatgaattggacccttatggtctgatttagaCTTTGGTTCCTTCAACAAAAGTTGTGGATATTcgtaagacttagctaatagtatataaaaccaacctaattgaattagtaaaccttaaatatgttaaagatagataattaAAAGgggtagaaccttaaatgggcctagaatcattagaaagacttgtatgatttcttgtttgagccttttggctagattcttagacttattGTGTGATTAATAAttggtctatattaacaacgatcgattcaaaggatgaaccggtggatcgaggatctcgaggtaggcgtggattgtcatcaaaagaggtgggaatacatttgactcttttgtaaccattattgttgtttttacaaaagtttatgcttaacaaactcgtGCATCGTCTGttcgtgcattccatgctttgtttaaattatattataataattctgttgattctgtgaatctttccacgatttggaaaggacttttaatgttttgtttgtcaatatgaattgttgtgggaaatgagaatttccacttgtggtatataggatacgctccttcatatttatatctacatgaattcaacttttattgcttagagtgggtcatcatgttcttggtgatatcaatagataatgagtgtggttagcatgaatattatacattgtttgaagaaggagtttgtccatatacatgttcatTTATtttagtgacttggtcactatttattgcttgggaaaacattattgttttccaaatattgttatgattacttgaaagttaaatgttattcctgctgggcacccatattagggatgatgtgctcacccattcccactttcagtttcagaggcaGATCATAGTTGCGCAGTGAAAGCTTCAAACGTCCAGTTCGTTAGTTAGTTTACCtctgttatgtttattatgttgtatattcttttgtaaaccaaatgattattttatatgtatcatttgagaggagttcttgtatatatgtatatttcaGAGAGGGGATAGTTTTTGGGTTATGTTTTGTagtagatttcttaattgaatgtttaagtaaatgatttagattgttagtgcctctttatttagttaatctcttggattagtcagctgctagctttgggggcgctataggtaactactgaagttccaaatgatacTGGCACTGGTGAGGAAGATGAACAAGAGTCAGTAGAAGATACAAAAGCTACGGTCACGGACACCATAGCAACCAACAAACCAAGAAGATCAACCAGAAagcctggttggatgaatgattacattgcttatgcattaccagttgttgaagatgatacTCCTACTTCCTATTTAGAAGTTGTACGTAGTGCAGAGTGTAAAGAATGGGAAGGTGCAATGCAGGAcgagatggagtctctttacaagaatggcacATGGATTCTTATGAAGCTTCCGAAAGATAAGAAGGCCATAAGGTGCaagtgggtatatgctaagaaagaaggataTTCAGTGAATCAATTacgctacaaggcaaggttagttgcaaaaggttatgcctAAAGAtaagggattgactacaatgaggtgttctctccggtggtaaaacactcattaatatgtattttattggccttggtagcacaatatgtgaaaaagcgggggtctaacgacaccacccaatatttcgcttagaaatctgtatggactaactccgaaatactttgctagagaatcaactagacattcaaactcaatctagataaaagtatctcaaggagttaatatctctctcttgt
Above is a genomic segment from Papaver somniferum cultivar HN1 chromosome 10, ASM357369v1, whole genome shotgun sequence containing:
- the LOC113317554 gene encoding uncharacterized protein LOC113317554, which translates into the protein MLLTQVGEKVERAVAKDGPCQLGRRHERKNILWQISICGWSDTLVFFTYYESIIKIYRSEALLSVGWVFLVCGSLVEQEHHRLTSNGTMLHLSSVKKHDTYDAPIKLKRKI